In Pseudomonas fluorescens, a genomic segment contains:
- the dsbG gene encoding thiol:disulfide interchange protein DsbG → MPRLRHLLTLLPLSLAATLAQAEDWPAPIKQIEAKGAKIIGKFDAPSGLTGYAAQYQNRGMALYLTADGKSVIAGNLYDAQGNDLSSAPLEKLVYAPMAKEVWAKMEKSHWIQDGDKNAPRTVYLFSDPNCPYCNMFWEQARPWVKAGKVQLRHIMVGIIREDSPGKSAALLASKDAPKALEEHEAAGKGSKLKPLEKIPADIQAQLNANMQLMDDLELSATPAIFYLDDKGGLQQQQGAPSPDKLVKILGPK, encoded by the coding sequence ATGCCCCGCCTCCGCCACCTGCTGACCCTGCTGCCACTGAGCCTGGCCGCCACCCTGGCCCAGGCCGAAGACTGGCCGGCACCGATCAAACAGATCGAAGCCAAGGGTGCCAAGATCATCGGCAAATTCGATGCACCCAGCGGCCTCACCGGCTACGCCGCGCAGTATCAGAACCGTGGCATGGCCCTGTACCTGACCGCCGACGGCAAAAGTGTGATCGCCGGCAACCTGTACGACGCCCAGGGTAATGACCTGAGCAGCGCGCCCCTGGAAAAACTGGTGTACGCGCCGATGGCCAAGGAAGTCTGGGCCAAGATGGAAAAGAGCCACTGGATCCAGGACGGCGACAAAAACGCCCCCCGCACCGTCTACCTGTTCAGCGACCCCAACTGCCCGTACTGCAACATGTTCTGGGAACAGGCGCGGCCATGGGTGAAAGCCGGCAAGGTGCAGCTGCGACATATCATGGTGGGGATTATTCGCGAGGACAGCCCAGGCAAATCCGCTGCGCTGCTGGCCAGCAAAGACGCGCCCAAGGCCCTGGAAGAACACGAAGCCGCCGGCAAAGGCAGCAAGCTCAAGCCGCTGGAGAAAATCCCGGCGGATATCCAGGCCCAACTCAATGCCAATATGCAGTTGATGGATGACTTGGAGTTGTCGGCAACCCCGGCGATTTTCTACCTGGATGACAAGGGTGGCTTGCAGCAACAGCAAGGCGCGCCGTCGCCGGATAAGTTGGTGAAGATTCTTGGACCGAAATAA
- a CDS encoding TlpA disulfide reductase family protein, giving the protein MLTLTIGTFAIALNHILLISALILATLVGWRVAKRGGENPESVLFSLFLLGMLTARVSFVLMYWSYYSNDPLQMVDLRDGGFLAWPGVIALILGALLYGWRRPALRKPLSAGVITGLVFWGMTSLSLSVYEKGTRLPDITLRTANGEVVQLADYQGGPLVINLWATWCPPCRREMPVLESAQRMRPDVTFLFVNQAESMQSVSTYLATQGLNLDNVLFDASGRLGQAVGSMALPTTLFYQADGRLINSHLGELSQASLARAMEPFDSAPAATAPSRKPTCPASATC; this is encoded by the coding sequence ATGCTGACCCTGACCATCGGCACCTTCGCTATCGCCCTGAATCACATCCTGCTGATCAGCGCGCTGATTCTCGCCACCCTGGTGGGCTGGCGCGTGGCCAAGCGTGGCGGGGAAAACCCCGAGTCGGTGCTGTTCAGCCTGTTCCTGCTGGGCATGCTCACCGCGCGGGTCAGCTTCGTACTGATGTATTGGAGTTACTACAGCAACGACCCGCTGCAGATGGTCGACCTGCGCGACGGCGGCTTTCTGGCCTGGCCGGGCGTGATCGCGCTGATCCTCGGCGCGCTGCTGTACGGCTGGCGCCGCCCGGCCCTGCGCAAGCCGCTGAGCGCCGGGGTAATCACCGGCCTGGTGTTCTGGGGCATGACCAGCCTGTCCCTCAGCGTGTATGAAAAAGGCACACGACTGCCAGACATCACCTTGCGCACCGCCAACGGTGAGGTGGTGCAATTGGCCGACTATCAAGGCGGGCCGCTGGTGATCAACCTGTGGGCCACCTGGTGTCCGCCCTGCCGTCGCGAAATGCCGGTACTGGAAAGCGCCCAACGCATGCGCCCCGACGTGACCTTCCTGTTCGTCAACCAGGCCGAGAGCATGCAAAGCGTCAGCACCTACCTGGCCACCCAGGGCCTGAACCTGGACAACGTGCTGTTCGATGCCAGTGGTCGCCTGGGCCAGGCCGTGGGCTCCATGGCCTTGCCGACCACGCTGTTCTACCAAGCCGATGGACGCCTGATCAACAGCCACCTCGGTGAACTGTCCCAGGCCAGCCTGGCCCGTGCCATGGAACCCTTCGACTCCGCCCCCGCCGCCACGGCCCCCTCAAGGAAACCGACATGCCCCGCCTCCGCCACCTGCTGA
- the dsbD gene encoding protein-disulfide reductase DsbD: MRHLFIVLLALFAGFVQAAPGNPFETKPDFLPVGKAFTFTSERLESGETQWYWQIADGYYLYQQRMKFDGLAEKPPLPQGEAHSDEFFGEQQVYRQGLEVKIPAGTTGKVKLGWQGCADAGLCYPPQSITVDLGGNPAVAATAEAQDQSLASGLQQRSLGWSLLVFFGLGLLLAFAPCSLPMLPILAGLVVGSGASPRRGFALAGSYVVCMALVYAALGVVAALLGSNLAALLQTPWILGSFAALFVILALPMFGFFELQLPVALRDRLDNVSRNQSGGSLIGAGVLGALSGLLVGPCMTAPLAGALLYIAQSGNALHGGLILFAMGIGIGVPLLLLVTVGNRFLPKPGTWMNVLKGIFGFLFLATAILMIRPVVDEALWLGLWGVLALAMAYCGWRLAQDFGRVAMLSGAGSVVLGLWGGLLLVGAAGGSDDLWQPLKVYSGSRAVAGPTAHDAFMTINDPAVLQSQLDSAKAQGQWVLVDYYADWCVSCKIMEKQVFGKPEVLDALKDVRLLRLDVTADNAASRELLGRYKVPGPPSFVWIGPDGEERRAQRITGEVDAAAFLQRWTQTRGAL; the protein is encoded by the coding sequence ATGCGGCATTTGTTTATCGTTCTGCTGGCGTTATTCGCAGGGTTCGTCCAGGCCGCGCCGGGCAACCCATTCGAGACCAAACCCGACTTCCTCCCGGTGGGCAAAGCCTTCACTTTTACCTCCGAACGCCTGGAGTCCGGTGAAACCCAGTGGTATTGGCAGATCGCCGACGGCTATTACCTGTACCAGCAGCGCATGAAGTTCGACGGCCTGGCTGAAAAGCCGCCACTGCCCCAAGGCGAAGCCCATAGCGATGAGTTCTTCGGCGAGCAGCAAGTGTATCGCCAGGGCCTGGAAGTGAAGATCCCCGCCGGGACCACCGGCAAGGTCAAGCTGGGCTGGCAGGGCTGTGCCGATGCCGGCCTGTGCTACCCGCCGCAGTCGATCACCGTGGACCTGGGGGGCAACCCCGCCGTGGCCGCTACCGCCGAAGCCCAGGACCAGAGCCTGGCCAGCGGCCTGCAACAACGCAGCCTGGGCTGGAGCCTGCTGGTGTTCTTTGGCCTGGGCCTGCTGCTGGCGTTTGCCCCTTGTTCATTGCCGATGTTGCCGATTCTCGCCGGGTTGGTGGTCGGCAGCGGTGCCAGCCCGCGTCGTGGCTTTGCCCTGGCCGGCAGTTATGTCGTGTGCATGGCGCTGGTGTATGCCGCGCTGGGCGTAGTCGCCGCCCTGCTCGGCAGTAACCTCGCCGCGCTGCTGCAAACCCCGTGGATTCTGGGCAGCTTCGCTGCGTTGTTTGTGATCCTGGCCCTGCCGATGTTCGGCTTCTTTGAACTGCAACTGCCGGTGGCCCTGCGCGACCGCCTGGACAACGTCAGCCGTAACCAGAGTGGCGGCAGCCTGATCGGCGCCGGAGTACTCGGCGCCCTCTCCGGCCTGCTGGTCGGCCCGTGCATGACCGCGCCCCTGGCCGGTGCGCTGCTGTATATCGCGCAAAGCGGCAATGCCCTGCACGGCGGCCTGATCCTGTTCGCCATGGGCATCGGCATCGGTGTGCCGCTGTTGCTGCTGGTGACCGTGGGCAACCGCTTCCTGCCCAAGCCGGGCACCTGGATGAATGTGCTCAAGGGGATCTTCGGCTTCCTGTTCCTGGCCACCGCCATACTGATGATTCGTCCGGTCGTCGATGAAGCCCTGTGGCTGGGCCTGTGGGGTGTACTGGCCTTGGCCATGGCCTATTGCGGCTGGCGCCTGGCACAGGATTTCGGGCGTGTCGCCATGCTGTCCGGCGCCGGTTCCGTGGTACTGGGGTTGTGGGGCGGCCTGCTGCTGGTGGGCGCGGCAGGTGGCAGCGATGACCTGTGGCAACCGTTGAAGGTCTACAGCGGCTCGCGCGCTGTCGCCGGCCCTACCGCCCACGACGCGTTCATGACCATCAACGACCCAGCCGTGCTGCAAAGCCAGCTCGACAGCGCCAAGGCCCAGGGCCAATGGGTGCTGGTGGACTACTACGCCGACTGGTGCGTGTCGTGCAAGATCATGGAGAAACAGGTATTCGGCAAACCCGAAGTCCTCGACGCCCTGAAGGACGTGCGCCTGCTGCGCCTGGATGTCACCGCCGACAACGCCGCCAGCCGCGAGCTGCTCGGCCGTTACAAGGTGCCAGGGCCGCCGAGCTTCGTGTGGATCGGCCCTGACGGTGAAGAACGGCGTGCCCAGCGCATCACCGGCGAAGTGGATGCCGCGGCCTTCCTGCAACGCTGGACCCAGACCCGGGGCGCCCTCTGA